ATAATGGGGGGGAAAGGAATGTTTTCCAGTGAACTTTTGATGATATACGTCAAATCGATGGGAATAATTTCATACTGATAAGAAACTACCGAAATATAAAAAGCGGGAAGCGTTGTCGCCAGCCAGAAGCTGATAAATCTTAAAATCCGAAAAAAAGAACCCTGCATCCAACGGCTGTTGTAATCATCCGGAGATTGAAAAAAAGTAAAAAAGGTAACGGGAAGAATCAGAGCCGATGCACTTCCCTGCATAAGCAGGGCAACCCTTCCCTCCATCAAATGGGCCGCAACCCTATCCGGTCTCTCCGTTAAAATAAACTGTGGAAACAAAGAGGCGGGATTTTCGTCCAGGTAATCCTGAAGGGTTCCTGGAGCAGCAGCAAAATCGACTCGAATCGTCTTCAGTTTTTGTTCCACTAGCTGTACAATCTTTGGATTTGTTAAGCCATTGATATATAGAAGGCTGACATTTCTGGGTGCTGTTTCGGATACGCTGTGATACTTTACTACCAGATTAGGGTTTTGAATGCGAAGGCGCACCAGGTACAGATTTAGGTCTACATTTTCAACAAATCCTTCATGAGACCCCCGGATAATTTGCTCATTTCCCGGTTCCTCAATTGTCCGTCCCTTGGTTTTACTAACGTTGGAACAATAAATGGCGGCTTCCTGATCAATCAAAAGAAGGGCATAGCCTCGAATCAGCTTCGTTACCGCATCCTTAAAATCGGTCACTCGAACCAGTACAGCGACAGGGACGGCCTCGGGCAAAGAAGTGGCTTGTGACGTCTGAAGGGGCTCAAGAACTTTGTCCTGAAGCATTTTTTTCTCTACCAGGTTGTCCACATAAATCAAAACGGCTTTCTTCTGATTCCATATTGTATCTCTCGTCCGTACATCATCGCTGCGGCATACCGCATCCAAAATAAAATCCCTGTTAAATATAATATCCGTGGTAATTGGAGAAGAAGGAATAGAGCCGGAAAAATATTCCGGACTACTTTGCACCCTTTTCTTTTTCTTTTTCTTTTTCAGTAACATATCCCACATCTTGGTTCCCCCAAATTAAAGGATCTTTTCTTTATTGTGGTAGAATTGGTCCTTTTTATTCATTACTAAAAACAAGAGGATAAGATTTTGGCTTAACAACAAAACAAAATACAAAAAAGCTTCTGCTGATATACCGGCAGAAGCTGCTAACCTATGGGCAAATGCCTTGCCCCATGCGTTTATTCTTTACTGTCAAAATATACATGCCAGGCTTCCATGGTGCTGCCCAGTTCCATGATTCCAAACGAATACCTGGGCTGGCGCCGTTTGTCCGTCGGTGATCCGGGATTGAACAACAGGATTCCTTCCCTCTTCTCCATATAAGGAATGTGTGAATGGCCAAATATCACTGCATCAGGCTTGTCTTGGGAAAAAGCTTGAAACGCCCGCTGTTCCGTAGTCCCCCGGTAGCCGTCCCCATGGATAAGACCGATTCTGTATCCGGCCAGTTCCAGCATTTTTTGGCGTCCGAACCTTTCAATAATGTCCAAACCGTCATTGTTTCCTGCAACAGATTCCACCGGAGCGATCTTCTCCATAGCCTCTACAATCTCTACAGATATCCAGTCCCCCGCATGAAGAATCAGTTCCACTCCCTGAAGACCTTCAATGAGAGCACCTGGAAGGCCTGTCCTTTTCCCGTATAAATGTGTATCTGAAACGATGCCTACACGCACGCCGCATTCCTCCTTAAGTATGAATTACCCTGGATGTATCATGGCTTTTTATAACGGATCATTTGGTGACCCCTGGCATTTCTACTTATTATAACAAGCCGCAATAGATGAAAGCCAACTACTTTCTCCTTGATTCCATGACTCGATCTGTGATATATTTTTTATTTGTCACCTTATTTGGCTTACATAAATTTATTCTTAGTAGGTAACTGGTCAGGCTAAAAAACCGTTTTTCACTAATAAAATCAAGGAGAGGATTCCGGATAAACTGAGCGGCTGGCCGTTCCCGTATTCCGAAGCGGGGATAAGATACGTATAGCCAGACTGACAGAAGATAATCAAATTCAATCCCTTATTAAGACTATTGCAGGGGCTCAGGCAAGGACACATTCAGACGTTAGCCCTGCTGACAAGAACAGCGGATCAGGCTTCTTACCTTCATGAACAGCTGGAAAGCCAAACAGTCCTTTGTTCATTAGTTGTGTAAAGTTCATACATACCCCTTCTTACTTCAAGACATGTTGAATGGAAGTGCTTGAAAGAATAGCCTGTTTCAGCTCGGCGCGGTCCGCAACATGAGCTAATGAAATCAGCTCAGCTTCCGTCCGGCCCCGGATGGAATCCACAACAGAGTCGTCACCGATAATAACTTCCGGCTGGTATAAATGCACAGAGGATACATCGGTATGCTCAATATCCTCCGGCAGGCCTATTTCAGCCAAAACAGTTTGAAGATTGAGACGAATCATCAGGCTTGTCCCCAACCCGTTGGTACAAACAACAAGAAAACGGATCATGGATGTCCCTCCTTTCCTTTCATCCATTGCCACAATAGTTCGGCCTGGTTAACCGTTTTCACTTTAGCTACAAGCTCTGGATCATTCAGAATATCCAGCAAGGTAGATAAAGCTTTAATATGTCTTTGTTTATCGGCAGCCGCCAATGTTATCATAAGCCATACAGGATGCCCCGAGGGGCCGAAAGGCAAGAGCTCCTTAAACGTAATCAGGCTAAGCCCCGTTTGATATACGCCATCTTCCATTGAAGCATGAGGAAATACAGCACCTTCGCTGATAATAAAGTGATGTTTTTGTGTGCGCACCATTTCAATTAATTTTTCTTCATATTGCATGCTTGTCAGCCCTCGTTCTCTTAGCAGGGCATTCCCTTTACGCATGGCATCTTCCCAGCTTCCGGGATTAGCTGCAAGGCAGATGGAACGAAGAGGAAGCAATTCCGTAAGAGCAGGTACATTATCTTCATGTGAGTTTCCTCCTTCAAACAGCAGAAGGAGTTCCTCAAGAAGACGGTTCCGGTCCTGGATAACGGCATGCTGATCTACCACCCGCATAATCCGGTTTACCGTCTGGATCGTATCCGCTCCTGTATCCTGGGAAATAACAGGCTGGCCAAGAAAAGCTGCGATCTTCTCCTGATCTTCGGCTGAAAGCAAAGGTGATACCCGGATAACCGGGATCGGAATGGGTACTGTCAGTTCAATAGCGGTTAGCAGCAAGTCTGCTTGATTGAAATGTTAAAGCTTTCAACTCTTTAAACGAATACTTTCCTATCACTTGAACACCAGGAAATAACGTTTCCATTCTCCGCTGCAGCAGTGCTGATGTTCCAAGACCCGAGCTGCATACAAGAGCTACCCGCTTTTTCTTTCACTGTACCGTCGGACTTAGCCCTGCACAAATATGAAGGACGATATAACCAACCTCTTCCCGGCTAAAGGATACCCCTTTCGGTTTCATTATACGCTCCACTACGCCGGCCACTAGTTCAAACAAGTCTCCGTACTCTTCTTCCAGCTGATGCAGCAATGGATTGTCTGTCTGGATGTTAAATTTTGCCCTATACATCGCCGGTTTCAAATGTACCCCAAGCCCGTGCATAACCTGCTCCGTTAGCTGCAAAGGATGCCCCAGTTCCTTTTCAACCCGGTAGATCGGTTCTTTGGACAGCCTCATCCAGTTTGTATTTTCTTCATCGGATTCATGCTCTCTTTGAGCCCCCAAAATGTGCCGGGTGATATATCCGGTTTCTTCTTCCGGCACCTGAATATGGAAGTAAGTGTTCTACCGAGGGATTGCAACCGTTTTCACAATGTTATACTCTTTGGTCTTTCGTAA
This Paenibacillus larvae subsp. larvae DNA region includes the following protein-coding sequences:
- a CDS encoding metallophosphoesterase family protein; translated protein: MRVGIVSDTHLYGKRTGLPGALIEGLQGVELILHAGDWISVEIVEAMEKIAPVESVAGNNDGLDIIERFGRQKMLELAGYRIGLIHGDGYRGTTEQRAFQAFSQDKPDAVIFGHSHIPYMEKREGILLFNPGSPTDKRRQPRYSFGIMELGSTMEAWHVYFDSKE
- a CDS encoding spore germination protein — translated: MWDMLLKKKKKKKRVQSSPEYFSGSIPSSPITTDIIFNRDFILDAVCRSDDVRTRDTIWNQKKAVLIYVDNLVEKKMLQDKVLEPLQTSQATSLPEAVPVAVLVRVTDFKDAVTKLIRGYALLLIDQEAAIYCSNVSKTKGRTIEEPGNEQIIRGSHEGFVENVDLNLYLVRLRIQNPNLVVKYHSVSETAPRNVSLLYINGLTNPKIVQLVEQKLKTIRVDFAAAPGTLQDYLDENPASLFPQFILTERPDRVAAHLMEGRVALLMQGSASALILPVTFFTFFQSPDDYNSRWMQGSFFRILRFISFWLATTLPAFYISVVSYQYEIIPIDLTYIIKSSLENIPFPPIIEALFMVVVLELLKEAAIRLPKSIAQTIGIVGGLVIGTAVVQASFVSNAMIIVIALTAISSFCVPMAEMGSSLRLISFPMMLGATLFGFLGIAFCFIILIMHLCKMQNYGSPYFYPLAPLRIARLKDALVRFPQWTMKKRSNDALPQERLNERE
- a CDS encoding PRD domain-containing protein, which codes for MPEEETGYITRHILGAQREHESDEENTNWMRLSKEPIYRVEKELGHPLQLTEQVMHGLGVHLKPAMYRAKFNIQTDNPLLHQLEEEYGDLFELVAGVVERIMKPKGVSFSREEVGYIVLHICAGLSPTVQ
- a CDS encoding PTS sugar transporter subunit IIA — its product is MLLTAIELTVPIPIPVIRVSPLLSAEDQEKIAAFLGQPVISQDTGADTIQTVNRIMRVVDQHAVIQDRNRLLEELLLLFEGGNSHEDNVPALTELLPLRSICLAANPGSWEDAMRKGNALLRERGLTSMQYEEKLIEMVRTQKHHFIISEGAVFPHASMEDGVYQTGLSLITFKELLPFGPSGHPVWLMITLAAADKQRHIKALSTLLDILNDPELVAKVKTVNQAELLWQWMKGKEGHP
- a CDS encoding PTS sugar transporter subunit IIB, whose translation is MIRFLVVCTNGLGTSLMIRLNLQTVLAEIGLPEDIEHTDVSSVHLYQPEVIIGDDSVVDSIRGRTEAELISLAHVADRAELKQAILSSTSIQHVLK